In Streptomyces sp. NBC_00483, a single window of DNA contains:
- a CDS encoding serine/threonine-protein kinase — translation MKPLGIGDPLRLGPYRVLGVLGEGGMGKVYVGQDGAGTLAAVKVLKPELAHDTNLAQRFVREAQAAQAVRSKGVANVLGAWTEGGRPWMATEFLAGLTLDQAVEAHGPLAEPALRALAASLAYTLADIHAAGFIHRDLKPPNIVLTSTGPRIIDFGIARPEHGLTLTTTGEVPVTPGYGAPEQVLGRRVTPAADIFSLGAVLVYAASGRRAFDGGHVAAVQYEVVHGEPQLQGMNPELLALIAPCLAKDPTHRPTPAQIAGAMRPPKGAEKAWRRGSIADAITERETGARQLATTIVGGAQQPQKPAMSRRRLLATLGVGGAVAAVGGGTAAWWYGSRPDSALFDVPAAVRTPVQALKSKPADDYSENGGSMKLWSVTTADATSPELLPVRDVLVFALGSGGIGAYGVKNGKQRWSADGLRARSGYVSLADRLVVGADEQGTLHTFVPSTGAAKWTCEQAEAETLLAAGADAVYMITKDDRLRCVNSEDAEVRWTVTVPAKFRKKLHGPAAVGGGVLVVPSTDGTVLAVRTSDGRTAWQQSEESESVVRPAIADGMVYLNNKTLEAYRLRDGNREWSTFQLGGTNSVYSKWGPPEVRGNKVYANAVDVTRCHNRANGEQEWFAVGPSTTSRVLTQGTSIWSVDDGDGIGELQLKGIPQKDGKNVWTTRYPRPHYTQLAAGGNRVFLLMDSTVQALSVF, via the coding sequence ATGAAACCCCTCGGCATCGGCGACCCCCTCCGCCTCGGTCCCTACCGCGTCCTCGGCGTGCTCGGCGAGGGCGGCATGGGGAAGGTGTACGTCGGTCAGGACGGCGCCGGGACGCTCGCCGCGGTCAAGGTGCTCAAGCCCGAACTCGCCCACGACACGAACCTCGCCCAGCGGTTCGTCCGCGAGGCGCAGGCCGCACAAGCCGTACGCAGCAAGGGAGTTGCGAACGTCCTCGGCGCGTGGACCGAGGGCGGCCGCCCGTGGATGGCCACCGAGTTCCTGGCGGGACTCACCCTCGACCAGGCCGTCGAGGCACACGGGCCGCTGGCCGAGCCCGCGCTGCGCGCCCTCGCCGCCTCCCTCGCGTACACCCTCGCCGACATCCACGCGGCGGGCTTCATCCACCGCGACCTCAAGCCGCCGAACATCGTGCTGACGTCGACGGGCCCGCGCATCATCGACTTCGGCATCGCCCGCCCCGAGCACGGACTGACCCTCACCACGACGGGCGAAGTGCCGGTCACCCCCGGGTACGGGGCCCCCGAGCAGGTGCTCGGCCGCCGTGTCACCCCGGCCGCCGACATCTTCTCGCTGGGCGCGGTGCTCGTGTACGCGGCCAGCGGACGGCGCGCGTTCGACGGCGGGCACGTAGCGGCCGTGCAGTACGAAGTGGTCCACGGCGAGCCCCAACTCCAGGGAATGAACCCGGAGTTGCTGGCACTCATCGCACCCTGCCTCGCCAAGGACCCGACCCACCGTCCCACCCCCGCCCAGATCGCCGGGGCGATGCGGCCGCCCAAGGGCGCCGAGAAGGCCTGGCGGCGCGGCTCCATCGCGGACGCGATCACCGAGCGGGAGACCGGGGCCCGGCAGCTGGCGACCACCATCGTGGGCGGAGCGCAGCAGCCGCAGAAGCCCGCCATGTCGCGAAGACGCCTGCTGGCGACGCTCGGCGTCGGAGGCGCTGTCGCCGCGGTGGGCGGCGGCACGGCCGCGTGGTGGTACGGCTCGCGCCCCGACAGCGCCCTGTTCGACGTCCCGGCCGCGGTCAGGACCCCCGTACAGGCGCTGAAATCCAAGCCTGCCGACGACTACTCCGAGAACGGCGGGTCCATGAAGCTGTGGTCCGTCACCACGGCGGACGCCACCTCGCCCGAACTGCTGCCCGTACGCGACGTGTTGGTCTTCGCGCTCGGCTCCGGCGGCATCGGGGCGTACGGCGTCAAGAACGGCAAGCAGCGCTGGTCCGCCGACGGCCTGCGGGCGAGATCCGGCTACGTGTCGCTGGCCGACCGGCTCGTCGTCGGCGCGGACGAACAGGGAACGCTGCACACCTTCGTGCCCTCCACCGGAGCCGCGAAGTGGACGTGCGAGCAGGCCGAGGCGGAGACGCTGCTCGCCGCCGGCGCCGACGCGGTCTACATGATCACGAAGGACGACCGGCTGCGCTGCGTCAACAGCGAGGACGCCGAGGTGCGGTGGACGGTCACCGTGCCCGCGAAGTTCCGCAAGAAGCTGCACGGCCCGGCCGCCGTCGGCGGGGGCGTCCTCGTCGTCCCGTCCACCGACGGCACGGTGCTCGCGGTGCGCACCAGCGACGGCCGTACGGCATGGCAGCAGTCCGAGGAATCCGAGTCGGTCGTCCGCCCCGCCATCGCCGACGGCATGGTCTACCTCAACAACAAGACCCTGGAGGCCTACCGGCTCCGCGACGGAAACCGGGAGTGGAGCACGTTCCAGCTCGGCGGCACCAACTCCGTGTACAGCAAGTGGGGACCGCCCGAGGTGCGCGGGAACAAGGTGTACGCCAACGCCGTCGACGTCACCCGGTGCCACAACCGGGCCAACGGCGAACAGGAGTGGTTCGCGGTCGGCCCGTCCACGACCAGCCGCGTGCTCACGCAGGGCACGAGCATCTGGTCCGTCGACGACGGCGACGGAATCGGCGAACTCCAGTTGAAGGGCATCCCGCAGAAGGACGGCAAGAACGTCTGGACGACGAGGTACCCGCGACCCCACTACACGCAGCTCGCCGCCGGTGGGAACCGGGTCTTCCTGCTGATGGACAGCACGGTGCAGGCGCTGTCGGTGTTCTGA
- a CDS encoding S8 family serine peptidase — protein MRFAHRTLRTIGGAAMVGALALGTASTASADATRNNQWQNKAFDIDAVHKVATGKGVTVAVLDDGVDGTHSDMTGNVLAGKRCSDGKPANEEKLDDHGSGMASLIAGHGHGAGNSEGVLGIAPDAKILPVDIFSSEGRGFGKDQKTACEWDEAIRYAVDQGADVISISIEQQYADEIDKKAIAYALAHDVVVVQASGNDGVEEKRGLGSVPGVTQVGGSIQNGTPWEDENYSKKLMFTAPAKDIIVATSNGGYQADGKFVSGDYVTGDGTSMSAAIASGTFALLKQKYPDYTPGQLVNRVIKSTYIAKGVDKSKLPDEYHGYGDLSPLKALTANIPKGGANGPWDLSALPKASGDKAGASPSPATGNASNSSEDDSSNMLLYVGIGIAALVVIVVVIVIVVVSRNKNNRGGPGGPGGPGAPGTMPPHAYQQGGYQQGGYAPPPQQPGPYGQQQPPQWGPPRQ, from the coding sequence ATGCGCTTCGCGCACAGGACGCTCCGCACAATCGGTGGCGCAGCCATGGTGGGAGCCCTGGCGCTCGGCACCGCGTCCACCGCTTCGGCGGACGCGACCAGAAACAACCAGTGGCAGAACAAGGCGTTCGACATCGACGCCGTCCACAAAGTCGCCACCGGCAAGGGCGTCACCGTCGCCGTACTCGACGACGGCGTCGACGGCACGCACTCCGACATGACGGGCAACGTGCTTGCAGGCAAGCGCTGTTCGGACGGCAAGCCGGCCAACGAGGAGAAGCTCGACGATCACGGCTCGGGCATGGCCTCGCTGATCGCGGGCCACGGCCACGGGGCTGGGAACAGCGAAGGCGTACTGGGCATCGCTCCCGACGCGAAAATCCTGCCAGTGGACATCTTCTCCTCCGAGGGCCGCGGCTTCGGCAAGGACCAAAAGACTGCCTGCGAATGGGACGAGGCGATCCGCTACGCCGTCGACCAAGGCGCCGACGTCATCAGCATCTCCATCGAGCAACAATACGCAGACGAAATCGACAAAAAGGCCATCGCCTACGCGCTCGCCCACGACGTCGTCGTCGTCCAGGCGTCCGGCAACGATGGCGTCGAGGAGAAGCGCGGCCTCGGCTCCGTGCCTGGCGTCACCCAAGTCGGCGGTTCCATCCAGAACGGAACCCCCTGGGAAGACGAGAACTACTCCAAGAAACTCATGTTCACCGCCCCCGCCAAGGACATCATCGTCGCCACCAGCAATGGCGGTTACCAGGCCGACGGCAAGTTCGTCAGCGGCGACTACGTCACCGGCGACGGCACCTCAATGTCCGCCGCCATCGCCTCCGGCACCTTCGCCCTCCTCAAGCAGAAGTACCCGGACTACACCCCCGGCCAGCTGGTCAACCGTGTCATCAAGTCCACGTACATCGCCAAGGGCGTCGACAAGTCGAAGCTCCCGGACGAATACCACGGCTACGGCGACCTGAGCCCGCTCAAGGCCCTCACCGCCAACATCCCCAAGGGCGGCGCGAACGGCCCCTGGGACCTGTCCGCACTCCCGAAGGCTTCGGGTGACAAGGCTGGCGCGTCCCCCTCCCCCGCCACCGGCAACGCCTCCAACTCGTCGGAGGACGACAGCTCCAACATGCTGCTATACGTCGGCATCGGCATCGCCGCGCTCGTAGTCATCGTGGTGGTCATCGTCATCGTCGTCGTCTCCCGCAACAAGAACAACCGCGGTGGCCCCGGCGGCCCGGGCGGACCCGGTGCCCCCGGCACCATGCCCCCGCACGCCTACCAACAGGGCGGCTACCAGCAAGGCGGCTACGCGCCCCCGCCCCAGCAGCCCGGCCCCTACGGCCAGCAGCAGCCCCCGCAGTGGGGTCCCCCGCGCCAGTAG
- a CDS encoding protein kinase domain-containing protein: MPTALTHVDPVHLGPFRLVGRLGSGGMGTVYVARTAGGRTVAVKTMHAGLAADQAVRTRFRLEIDAARVIGGQFGAKVVDADPLAETPWLATEYVLGPPLDEAVESGGPMPEATVRALGAALCGALGQLHRSDVVHRDLKPSNILVTAYGPKVIDFGIARAIGDDRLTRTGSAVGTPAFMSPEQATGQEHGPAGDVFALAGVLVFAARGSGPFGNGQAADLLYRVRYGEPDLTGVPAALVPVLARCLDKDPARRPTTYYLSAQLHTGTGEFADHLSEALLGDIGRRATDVWQTVPQRLPAPITHTLPGTTAVAPVASAPVSRRRFLAVGGVLGVGAVAAGGAWWWTGRSSEEKKAADPKALDTRNRRNLDPLWKDEGYFESSVVDGGKSMIPAIVDGVAVAMRGYARGFAVSDGAKKWDDHIGSGWQWTAADGKLYHLSYNVYQDDRAGAPVTVESIAPRTGKKVKTLARLADTNDHLEGNQFLCVAGDIAYVAVGKGKGGTLGYAATQKWTLRAVNCATGKTLWSRPLPKRAELDQSMHILAAKVAGGHLVTYQQMKEDEVHIVVRDLKTGAILWNVPYRVDDVATLWAAIAADDTHLYIGGTRLRAVRLKDGKAQWQTPEGRPFGPPTLHGGVVYAVGEGVGLAAYRASGGGRLWVEKDGSADEQSRAWRPLIGKQCAYYRNGAQLRGVDLKSHEVAWTYKTDGDRFYANPERTRILSLSNNAKLAAYPMK; encoded by the coding sequence ATGCCTACCGCGCTGACCCACGTCGACCCCGTACACCTCGGCCCGTTCCGCCTCGTCGGACGCCTCGGCAGCGGCGGCATGGGGACGGTGTACGTCGCGCGGACCGCCGGCGGGCGAACCGTCGCCGTGAAGACGATGCACGCCGGACTCGCCGCCGACCAGGCCGTGCGGACCCGGTTCCGCCTGGAGATCGACGCCGCGCGGGTCATCGGCGGGCAGTTCGGGGCGAAGGTCGTGGACGCGGACCCGCTGGCCGAGACACCGTGGCTTGCCACCGAGTACGTACTCGGACCGCCGCTAGACGAGGCCGTCGAGTCCGGCGGGCCGATGCCCGAGGCGACCGTACGCGCGCTGGGAGCCGCCCTGTGCGGGGCACTTGGGCAGCTGCACCGCAGCGACGTCGTGCACCGCGACCTCAAGCCGTCCAACATCCTCGTCACGGCGTACGGCCCCAAGGTCATCGACTTCGGCATCGCCCGCGCCATCGGCGACGACCGCCTCACCCGCACCGGATCCGCCGTCGGTACACCCGCGTTCATGTCGCCGGAGCAGGCCACGGGCCAGGAACACGGCCCGGCCGGAGACGTGTTCGCGCTCGCCGGAGTGCTGGTGTTCGCGGCCCGCGGCAGCGGCCCGTTCGGTAACGGGCAGGCCGCCGACCTGCTGTACCGCGTGCGGTACGGCGAGCCGGACCTGACCGGGGTGCCCGCCGCCCTCGTCCCCGTACTGGCACGCTGCCTCGACAAGGACCCGGCGCGACGCCCCACCACGTACTATCTGTCGGCCCAACTGCACACCGGGACAGGCGAGTTCGCCGACCACCTGTCCGAGGCGCTGCTCGGTGACATCGGGCGCCGCGCCACCGACGTATGGCAGACCGTCCCGCAGCGGCTGCCCGCTCCCATCACCCATACGCTCCCGGGGACCACCGCGGTCGCCCCCGTCGCGAGCGCCCCCGTGTCGCGGCGCCGCTTTCTCGCCGTCGGGGGAGTGCTCGGCGTCGGCGCGGTCGCGGCCGGAGGCGCCTGGTGGTGGACCGGCCGCTCCTCGGAGGAGAAGAAGGCGGCGGACCCCAAGGCCCTCGACACCCGCAACCGGCGCAATCTCGACCCCCTTTGGAAGGACGAGGGTTACTTCGAGAGCAGCGTCGTCGACGGCGGAAAGTCGATGATCCCTGCCATCGTCGACGGGGTGGCCGTCGCCATGCGCGGGTACGCCCGCGGCTTCGCCGTGTCCGACGGCGCGAAGAAGTGGGACGACCACATCGGCAGCGGATGGCAGTGGACCGCCGCGGACGGCAAGCTCTACCACCTGTCCTACAACGTGTACCAGGACGACCGCGCCGGAGCGCCCGTCACCGTCGAGTCGATCGCCCCGCGCACCGGCAAGAAGGTCAAGACGCTCGCCCGTCTCGCCGACACCAACGACCACCTGGAGGGGAACCAATTCCTCTGCGTCGCAGGCGACATCGCCTACGTGGCGGTGGGCAAGGGCAAGGGCGGCACACTCGGCTACGCGGCCACGCAGAAGTGGACGCTGCGCGCCGTGAACTGCGCGACCGGCAAGACGTTGTGGTCGCGGCCGCTGCCCAAGCGGGCCGAGCTCGACCAGTCCATGCACATCCTCGCCGCGAAGGTGGCCGGCGGGCACCTGGTGACGTACCAGCAGATGAAGGAGGACGAGGTCCACATCGTCGTACGGGACCTGAAGACAGGCGCCATCCTGTGGAACGTCCCGTACCGCGTCGACGACGTCGCCACCCTGTGGGCCGCGATCGCGGCCGACGACACGCACCTCTACATCGGCGGCACCCGGCTCCGCGCGGTGCGCCTCAAGGACGGCAAGGCGCAGTGGCAGACGCCGGAGGGCCGCCCGTTCGGGCCGCCGACGCTGCACGGCGGTGTCGTGTACGCCGTGGGTGAGGGCGTCGGACTTGCTGCGTACAGGGCGAGCGGCGGCGGGCGGTTGTGGGTGGAGAAGGACGGCAGCGCCGACGAGCAGTCCAGGGCGTGGCGGCCGCTCATCGGCAAGCAGTGCGCGTACTACCGCAACGGCGCGCAGCTGCGCGGCGTCGACCTCAAGAGCCACGAGGTCGCGTGGACGTACAAGACGGACGGCGACCGCTTCTACGCGAACCCGGAGCGCACGCGCATCCTCTCCCTGAGCAACAACGCCAAGCTCGCCGCGTACCCCATGAAGTGA
- a CDS encoding ABC transporter substrate-binding protein — translation MDHRTARPPRRGVRILLAAGAAAFTLTAGLATPLNPAPQQAEAKASGNAAAKADSGKTKTLTVAVAQSVDSLSPFLATRLVSTSIHRLMYEYLTNYDPKDNHVIPGFATDWKPSADKLTWTYTIRSNSKWSDGQKATAHDAAFTFNKMMTDDAAATANGSFVGNFKKVTAPSDTKLVVELKKPQATMTALDIPIVPEHVWKDVKDYSKFNNDDKFPIVGNGPYVVTGYKTDQYVKLKRNPDFWRKTKTPQFENIVFKAYKDQDAAVAALRKGEVSFVAGSPALTPAQAASLKGEDNIKVNEGPGRRFYAIAVNPGWKTKSGKKFGDGNPALLDEKVRQALFKAVDTKAIVDKVFQGHAVQGQGYIPPRFQDYYWQPSADQKLGYDAQAAGKMLDDAGYKMKDGKRVGKDGKPINLRMLCHATDPNDKAVGKYLKEWWGKIGIGLKLNCVDDVSVPWYAGEYDLAFDGWSVNPDPDFVLGIHTCAALPSKPKEVAQTDNGICDKTYDKLYNQQLAEYDPAKRADTVKKMESWLYDSGYMNVMAYPNAVEAYRTDQIKSIETMPTAAGNIYGQDGYWSWWSAEPASASDSEDSGSSSSTGIVIGIVVAALVVIGGGVLFARRRRTTADERE, via the coding sequence ATGGACCACAGAACAGCCCGCCCACCGCGGCGCGGAGTGCGGATACTCCTCGCGGCAGGCGCCGCGGCGTTCACCCTGACGGCCGGCCTCGCCACGCCTCTCAACCCGGCGCCGCAGCAGGCCGAGGCGAAGGCGAGCGGCAACGCCGCGGCCAAGGCCGACAGCGGCAAGACCAAGACCCTCACCGTGGCCGTCGCGCAGAGCGTCGACTCGCTGAGCCCGTTCCTGGCGACCCGCCTGGTCAGTACGAGCATCCACCGCCTGATGTACGAGTACCTGACCAACTACGACCCCAAGGACAACCACGTCATCCCGGGGTTCGCCACCGACTGGAAGCCCTCGGCCGACAAGCTGACGTGGACGTACACCATCCGCTCCAACTCGAAGTGGTCCGACGGTCAGAAGGCCACCGCCCACGACGCCGCCTTCACCTTCAACAAGATGATGACGGACGACGCCGCGGCGACCGCCAACGGTTCATTCGTCGGCAACTTCAAGAAGGTCACGGCGCCCAGCGACACCAAGCTCGTCGTCGAGCTGAAGAAGCCGCAGGCCACGATGACGGCCCTCGACATTCCGATCGTGCCCGAGCACGTCTGGAAGGACGTCAAGGACTACTCGAAGTTCAACAACGACGACAAGTTCCCGATCGTCGGCAACGGTCCGTACGTCGTCACCGGCTACAAGACCGACCAGTACGTAAAGCTCAAGCGCAACCCGGACTTCTGGCGCAAGACGAAGACGCCGCAGTTCGAGAACATCGTCTTCAAGGCGTACAAGGACCAGGACGCCGCGGTCGCCGCCCTGCGCAAGGGCGAGGTCTCCTTCGTCGCCGGCTCCCCCGCCCTGACGCCCGCCCAGGCGGCGTCCCTCAAGGGCGAGGACAACATCAAGGTCAACGAGGGGCCCGGCCGCCGCTTCTACGCGATCGCGGTGAACCCCGGCTGGAAGACCAAGAGCGGCAAGAAGTTCGGTGACGGCAACCCGGCGCTGCTCGACGAGAAGGTGCGCCAGGCGCTGTTCAAGGCCGTCGACACCAAGGCGATCGTCGACAAGGTCTTCCAGGGCCACGCCGTGCAGGGCCAGGGCTACATCCCGCCGCGCTTCCAGGACTACTACTGGCAGCCCTCGGCCGACCAGAAGCTGGGCTACGACGCGCAGGCCGCGGGCAAGATGCTCGACGACGCGGGCTACAAGATGAAGGACGGCAAGCGCGTCGGCAAGGACGGCAAGCCGATCAACCTGCGCATGCTGTGCCACGCCACCGACCCCAACGACAAGGCGGTCGGCAAGTACCTCAAGGAGTGGTGGGGCAAGATCGGCATCGGTCTGAAGCTGAACTGCGTCGACGATGTCTCCGTGCCCTGGTACGCGGGTGAGTACGACCTCGCCTTCGACGGCTGGTCGGTGAACCCGGACCCGGACTTCGTCCTCGGCATCCACACCTGCGCCGCCCTGCCGAGCAAGCCGAAGGAGGTCGCGCAGACCGACAACGGCATCTGCGACAAGACCTACGACAAGCTCTACAACCAGCAACTCGCGGAGTACGACCCGGCCAAGCGCGCGGACACCGTGAAGAAGATGGAGTCCTGGCTCTACGACTCCGGCTACATGAACGTCATGGCGTACCCGAACGCGGTCGAGGCCTACCGCACCGACCAGATCAAGTCGATCGAGACGATGCCCACCGCGGCCGGCAACATCTACGGCCAGGACGGGTATTGGAGCTGGTGGTCGGCCGAACCCGCGTCGGCGTCCGACAGCGAGGACAGCGGTTCGTCCAGCTCCACCGGCATCGTGATCGGCATCGTGGTCGCGGCACTCGTCGTCATCGGCGGCGGGGTCCTCTTCGCGCGGCGGCGGCGCACGACGGCGGACGAACGCGAGTAG
- a CDS encoding serine/threonine protein kinase gives MHSTRGGVQQAGPYLLLTSIDPIDSIDRKVRTPSARHIARTADGDRTVLLSTPAPGVDPNRFMAEADAARYLLGSWTLPTTELAPPGGSPWHARPYVPVLPLPTALALLGAPLPERTVRALGVALAETLSVIHGQSLVHAGISPAAVLLSFDGPRLDCFGAVRAATPDGALRRDLPGIDGTALAPEQLAGGQPRPLGDVYALGATLAYAATGHTVPERDELPVSLRSLVSRCLSRDPVQRPQLADVVGELTAGAARHPVGFGATDHASTLLTPGWLPARLVAALAHQAASVLDAEMPAPSSTTAPGTYGY, from the coding sequence GTGCACAGCACCAGAGGCGGGGTCCAGCAGGCAGGCCCGTACCTCCTGCTGACGTCCATCGATCCCATCGACTCCATCGACCGGAAGGTCAGGACGCCCTCCGCCCGCCACATCGCCCGAACCGCCGACGGTGACCGCACGGTCCTGCTCAGCACCCCCGCCCCCGGCGTCGACCCGAACCGCTTCATGGCGGAAGCGGACGCGGCGCGCTACCTGCTGGGCAGCTGGACGCTGCCGACGACCGAACTGGCGCCGCCCGGCGGGTCACCCTGGCACGCACGCCCGTACGTCCCCGTACTCCCCCTACCGACAGCACTCGCTCTCCTCGGCGCCCCGCTGCCCGAGCGCACGGTACGCGCCCTGGGAGTCGCACTCGCCGAAACCCTGTCCGTCATCCACGGCCAGAGCCTCGTCCACGCCGGGATCTCCCCGGCGGCGGTACTGCTCTCCTTCGACGGCCCACGCCTCGACTGTTTCGGCGCGGTACGCGCGGCGACACCCGACGGAGCGCTCCGTCGCGACCTGCCGGGCATCGACGGCACGGCCCTCGCCCCGGAACAACTGGCGGGCGGACAACCGCGCCCGCTCGGCGATGTGTACGCACTGGGCGCGACACTCGCGTACGCCGCGACGGGCCACACGGTCCCCGAGCGGGACGAACTCCCGGTGTCACTACGCTCACTGGTGAGCAGATGCCTGTCGCGTGACCCGGTACAACGGCCCCAACTGGCAGATGTCGTCGGCGAGTTGACGGCTGGGGCAGCCCGCCACCCGGTCGGCTTCGGCGCCACCGACCACGCCTCGACGCTCCTCACGCCCGGCTGGCTGCCGGCCCGCCTGGTCGCGGCGCTGGCACACCAGGCGGCGTCGGTGCTGGACGCGGAGATGCCGGCGCCGTCGTCGACGACGGCACCGGGCACGTACGGGTACTAG
- a CDS encoding collagen-like protein, which produces MSSNHPGPYAGGPQQPGPYGAQPAPYGQPPVPPYGQPGQPGPYGQPGQQPGPYGQPGPHGQPGQPQFGGYGFPQQPGGYPPPSRRGGLAKTLVFVACGAALMTLIGFGLFWIRDAQGPDDDGPHKLTAPSTMSFATYYRAGDESDPHLSSEDPKVLKWHEMEKPTEIAASYSDELLDNVDTPDPDAAQDTLQRAQNGKRFSVTGAYGEFRKPELALSYYFGLVEDKLTEATDKAPGHVVSSLDVPEDTEADSLEGGAVMRCAGLKVDSWDDDNPATETTVCGWADYSTVGVVTPYDGTLPVSKEDSAELTGNIRTAMRVEN; this is translated from the coding sequence GTGAGCAGCAACCATCCGGGCCCGTACGCCGGCGGCCCCCAACAACCGGGGCCCTACGGCGCGCAGCCGGCACCGTACGGGCAGCCGCCGGTTCCGCCGTACGGACAGCCAGGGCAACCTGGACCGTACGGGCAACCGGGGCAGCAGCCGGGTCCGTATGGGCAGCCGGGTCCGCACGGGCAGCCGGGGCAGCCGCAGTTCGGCGGTTACGGGTTCCCGCAGCAGCCGGGTGGTTACCCGCCGCCGTCACGCCGCGGCGGTCTGGCGAAGACCTTGGTGTTTGTTGCGTGCGGGGCGGCGCTGATGACGCTGATCGGCTTCGGTCTGTTCTGGATCCGCGACGCGCAGGGCCCGGACGACGACGGCCCGCACAAGCTGACGGCGCCGTCGACGATGTCGTTCGCCACGTACTACCGCGCCGGCGACGAGTCGGACCCGCACCTCTCGTCGGAAGACCCCAAGGTGTTGAAGTGGCACGAGATGGAGAAGCCCACGGAGATCGCCGCCAGCTACTCCGACGAGCTCCTCGACAACGTCGACACCCCTGACCCGGACGCGGCCCAGGACACGTTGCAGCGTGCGCAGAACGGCAAGCGGTTCTCGGTTACCGGTGCCTACGGCGAGTTCCGCAAGCCCGAGCTGGCCTTGTCCTACTACTTCGGCCTCGTGGAGGACAAGCTCACCGAGGCCACGGACAAGGCCCCCGGCCACGTCGTCTCGTCGCTGGACGTGCCGGAGGACACGGAGGCGGACTCGCTCGAAGGCGGCGCGGTGATGAGGTGCGCGGGCTTGAAGGTGGACAGTTGGGACGACGACAACCCGGCCACTGAGACGACGGTGTGCGGTTGGGCCGACTATTCGACGGTCGGAGTGGTCACTCCGTACGACGGGACTCTCCCGGTGTCGAAGGAGGACTCGGCGGAGCTCACGGGAAACATCCGCACCGCAATGCGCGTCGAGAACTAG
- a CDS encoding DUF397 domain-containing protein, with product MGTTGETPEEIEARKEREKNELYALDISGVTWESAPGTEQDEERVEIAKLPDGAVAMRSSLEPETVLRYTEAEWTAFVLGARDGEFDLESAPRNGGGEA from the coding sequence GTGGGGACCACAGGCGAGACGCCGGAGGAGATCGAGGCCCGTAAGGAGCGCGAGAAGAACGAGTTGTACGCGCTCGACATCTCCGGCGTCACGTGGGAGAGCGCGCCCGGTACCGAGCAGGACGAGGAGCGCGTCGAGATCGCGAAGCTGCCGGACGGCGCCGTGGCGATGCGTTCGTCATTGGAGCCGGAGACGGTGCTGCGGTACACCGAGGCGGAGTGGACGGCGTTCGTACTCGGTGCCAGGGACGGGGAGTTCGACCTGGAGTCGGCTCCGCGCAATGGCGGCGGCGAGGCCTAG